Proteins from one Gemmatimonadales bacterium genomic window:
- a CDS encoding amidohydrolase, with translation MAQSGSSDPLAREVETRLTAVMPKVIAWRRDIHQHPELGNREVRTAKLVADHLRSLGIEVQTEVGVTGVVGLLRGGRAGPVVALRADMDALPVTELVDLPFKSTVRTIYNGAEVGVMHACGHDNHVAILMGVAEIFAGMRAQIPGTIKFIFQPAEEGPPAGEEGGAPLMVKEGVLQNPRPDAIFGLHVWPGPLGSLSYRSGGAMAAPDGITIVVKGRQTHGAVPWGGVDPIVVSAQIVLGLQTIVSRQVDITALPAVVTIGSIQGGNRGNIIPDSVVMVGTIRTFDEQVRKDIHDRVRRTVTSIAAASGATATIDIPSGGLLTYNDPALTERMAPTLARTAGKGGVNPTMPPVTGAEDFPAFTQEIPGLYYFLGVSPEGQDLNTVPRNHSPYFFADEAALPTGVRSMANLALDFLRSKPVP, from the coding sequence ATGGCGCAGTCAGGCAGTTCGGACCCCCTGGCCCGTGAGGTCGAGACGCGGCTGACCGCCGTAATGCCCAAGGTCATCGCCTGGCGTCGCGACATCCATCAGCACCCGGAACTCGGCAATCGCGAAGTGCGGACAGCCAAGCTGGTGGCAGACCACCTTCGCAGCCTTGGTATCGAGGTGCAGACGGAGGTGGGTGTGACAGGCGTGGTCGGGCTCCTGCGCGGCGGGCGAGCAGGCCCGGTCGTGGCGCTGCGGGCGGATATGGATGCGCTTCCCGTCACCGAACTCGTCGACCTGCCGTTCAAGAGCACGGTCCGGACGATCTACAACGGTGCCGAAGTCGGGGTCATGCACGCCTGCGGGCACGACAACCACGTCGCCATTCTGATGGGGGTGGCCGAGATCTTTGCCGGGATGCGGGCCCAGATTCCGGGCACCATCAAGTTCATCTTTCAGCCGGCCGAAGAGGGACCGCCGGCGGGCGAGGAGGGTGGAGCGCCGCTGATGGTGAAGGAGGGCGTGCTTCAGAACCCGCGTCCGGACGCGATCTTCGGGTTGCACGTCTGGCCCGGCCCGCTCGGGTCGCTCAGCTACCGTTCGGGCGGCGCGATGGCCGCCCCCGACGGGATCACCATCGTGGTGAAGGGCAGGCAGACGCATGGCGCGGTGCCGTGGGGCGGGGTCGACCCGATCGTCGTATCGGCGCAGATCGTGCTCGGCTTGCAGACGATCGTGTCGCGGCAGGTCGATATCACGGCGCTGCCTGCTGTCGTGACGATTGGCAGCATTCAGGGCGGCAACCGCGGTAACATCATTCCGGACAGTGTCGTGATGGTGGGAACCATCCGCACCTTCGATGAACAGGTTCGGAAGGACATTCACGATCGCGTGCGCCGGACCGTGACCTCCATTGCGGCTGCATCCGGCGCGACCGCGACCATCGACATTCCAAGTGGTGGTCTCCTCACGTACAATGACCCCGCACTGACCGAGAGAATGGCACCGACGCTGGCCCGAACCGCAGGCAAGGGCGGGGTCAATCCCACCATGCCGCCCGTTACCGGCGCCGAGGACTTCCCGGCATTCACGCAGGAGATTCCCGGGCTCTACTACTTCCTTGGTGTCTCGCCTGAGGGTCAGGACCTCAACACCGTACCGCGGAACCACTCACCCTACTTCTTTGCCGATGAGGCCGCGCTGCCCACCGGGGTTCGATCGATGGCCAATCTGGCCCTCGACTTTCTGCGGAGTAAGCCGGTTCCATGA